The following DNA comes from Allobranchiibius huperziae.
GGCCATCGCGCGGTCGGCGAGCCGGTCAATCTCGAGGTCGACATCCTCGCCAAGTACACCGAGCGCCTGCTCGCCGGACGCCTCGGCGCCCGGTCCGCCACCGAGGAGGACGCATGAGTTTCTTCCAGAACCTGTACGACGCGCACCTGACCATCTCCGGTCACGTGATCACCTGGCGCGAGATCGTCGGCAACCTCTTCGGCCTCGCGTCCGCGCTCGGCGGCATGCGCCGCAAGGTGTGGGCCTGGCCGATCGGCATCGTCGGCAACGCGCTGCTCTTCACGGTCTTCTTCGCGGTGGGCTTCACCGGTCACGGCGGCCAGGTGCTCTTCGGGCAGGCCGGGCGGCAGGTGTTCTTCATCCTCACCTCGGTCTACGGCTGGTGGGCATGGCGCCAGACCAAGCGCACCCGCAGGCAGGACGCGCCGGCGGTCGACCCGCGCTGGGCCACGGCCGGCGAACGGGCGGCGTACGTCGGGGTGTGGCTCGTCGGGCTGGTCGTCTGCTGGTGGCTCTTCAAGCTCATCGGCGCCGGGTTCCCCGCCCCTTGGTACTACTACTGGTGCGACGCCTGGATCTTCATCGGCTCGATGATGGCCACCTTCGCGATGGCCCGCGGCTGGAACGACTTCTGGCTGATGTGGCTGGCCGTCGACCTCGTCGGCGTGCCGGAGCTGATCAAGTTCCAGTACTACCCGTCGGCCGTGCTGTACGCGGTCTACGCGGCGTTCGTGATCTGGGGCTTCTTCGTCTGGCTCAACGTATCCCGACGGGACGCGCTGGTCCTCGAGCCGACCGGGAGCGTGTGACATGCGGCTCGCGACGATCGACGCCGCGCTGGCCGAACTGGCGCTGGGCAGACCGGTGCTGGTGGCGGACGACGCCGACCGGGAGAACGAGGTCGACCTGGTGATGTCCGCGGCGGTCGCCGAGGAGTCCTGGATGGGTTGGGCCGTGCGGCACGGCTCGGGCGTCGTCTGCGCGCCGCTGCCGGGCGAGGTCGCCGACCTGCTGGCGCTGCCGCCGATGGTGCGCGACAACCAGGACCCGAAGGGCACCGCCTACACCGTCTCGGTGGACGCGGCTCGCGGGGTGAGCACCGGCATCAGCGCTGCCGATCGCACCGCCACGGTCCGCGCGCTGGCCGACCCAGCCGCGACGGCGAGCGACCTGACCCGGCCCGGGCACGTCTTCCCGCTGCGCGCCCGCCCTGGCGGCGTGCTGGAGCGGCCAGGCCACACCGAGGCGGCCGTCGACCTGTGCCGTCTGGCCGGCCTGCCCCCGGTGGGGGTCATCGTCGAGTTGGTGCACGACGACGGCTCGATGATGCGGCTCGACGCTGCACTCGACCTGGCCGAGCGCGAGAGCCTGCTGACGATCACCATCGCCGACCTGGTCGCGTGGCGCCGCCGACAGGACCGGGTGCGTGCGGTGGCCCGCACGACGCTCCCCACCCCGCACGGCACCTTCGCCGTCACGGCGTACGTCGACCGGCTCACCGGCGCCGAGCACCTGGCCCTTACCAGCCCCGCCGGGCCCGGCGACGGACTCGTGCGGGTGCACTCCGAGTGCCTCACCGGCGACGTCTTCGGATCCCGACGGTGCGACTGCGGTCCGCAGCTCGAGGCGGCGATGGAGCGCATCGGGCGTGACGGCGGCACCGTCGTCTACCTGCGCGGACACGAGGGCCGCGGGGTCGGGCTCGCCGACAAGCTGCGCGCGTACGAGCTGCAGGACGGTGGATACGACACCGTCGATGCTCAGACCCGGCTCGGTCTGCCCGTGGACGCGCGGGAGTACGACGCCGCGTCGGCGATCCTGCACGACCTGGGGAGCACCGGCGTCCGACTGCTCACCAACAACCCACGGAAGGCCGAAGCGTTGCAGGAGTTGGGGGTCGACGTCATCGAGATGGTGCCGCTGCATGTGGGGCAGACGACGGAGAACGAGCGCTACCTGCGCACCAAGCGCGAGCGGCTCGGCCACACGCCGCCGCTGGAGTCGGTGTCCCCCGTGCATCCCACCGACCTGACGACCGGTCACGGGGTGTCGGCATGAGCGGGCACGGAGCCCCGACCGTCACGACCGACGCCACCGGCCTGCGGGTCGCGGTGGTCGCCGCGTCCTGGCACGAGCGGGTGATGAGCGGGCTGGTCGACGGCGCGCGGCGCGGACTGTCCGACGCCGGGGTGGCGGACGACGACGTCGAGCTCGTGCGGGTGCCCGGCAGCTTCGAGCTGACCGTCGCCTGCGCGCGTCTCGCACCGTCGTACGACGCCCTCGTGGCGCTGGGGGTCGTCATCCGCGGCGGCACACCGCACTTCGACTACGTGTGCCAGTCCGCGACCCTGGGGCTGACCCAGGTCAGCGTGCAGACCGGGGTGCCCGTGGGCTTCGGCCTGCTCACGTGCGACGACGAGCAGCAGGCGCTGGCGCGGGCCGGGCTGCCCGGGTCGAGCGAGGACAAGGGCCACGAGGCGGCGACGGCGGCCGTGGCGACCGCAATCACGCTGCGGACGCTGGCCCGGTCGACCTCCATCGCACCGTAACCTGGCTCCTCGTGAAGACGTTCGAGCAGTTGTGGTCCGAGCTGGCCGAGAAGGCGCGCGAGCGACCGGCCGGATCCGGCACCGTCGCGGAACTCGACACCGGTGTGCACGGCATCGGCAAGAAGATCGTCGAGGAGGCCGCCGAGGTGTGGATGGCCGCCGAGCACGAGGGCGTGGAGCGGACGGCCGAGGAGATCAGTCAGCTGCTCTACCACCTGCAGGTGCTGATGCTGGCGCGCGGGCTCACGCTCGAGGACGTCTACTCCTACCTGTGATCCTCTGACCGGCACCGACGAAGGACGACCATGCTGAGAGTGGCGATGCCCAACAAGGGCGCGCTCGCCGAACCCGCCGCCGAGATGCTGCGCGAGGCCGGTTACCGCGGGCGCCGCGACGCCAAGGAGTTGGTGATCCTCGACGCCGACAACGACGTCGAGCTGTTCTTCCTGCGCCCGCGCGACATCGCGGTGTACGTCGGGCAGGGCACCCTCGACGTCGGCCTCACCGGACGCGATCTGCTGCTGGACTCCGGCAGCCCGGCCACCGAGTGCCTGCCCCTCGGGTTCGGTGCGTCGACCTTCCACTACGCCGGGTTGGCCGGCGGCGTCGCCGACGTCTCCCAGCTCGAGGGTCGCCGGGTCGCGACCAGCTTCCCGGGTCTGGTGCGCGCCGACCTGAAGAAGCACGGGGTGCACGCGGAGGTCGTACGCCTCGACGGTGCGGTCGAGACCGCCGTGACCCTGGGAGTCGCGGACGTGATCGCCGACGTCGTCGAGACCGGCACGACGCTGCGCAACGCAGGGCTCGAGGTCTTCGGCGAGCCGATCCTGCAGAGCGAGGCCGTGCTGGTGCAGCGCACCGACGCCGACTCCAATCCGCTGCTGGCAGTGCTGATCCGGCGTCTGCAAGGCGTGCTGACCGCTCAGCGTTACGTCATGGTCGACTACGACATCCGACGCGAGCTGGTCGAGCAGGCGTTCGCGGTCACGCCCGGGCTGGAGAGCCCGACCGTGTCGCCGCTGCACGACGAGCAGTTCGTCGCCGTGCGCGCGATGGTGCCGCGCCGCTCCACCAACGCGGTGATGGACGAGCTCTACGAGATCGGTGCTCGCGCCATCCTCGTCACCGAGATCGCGGCCTGCCGATTATGAGCATCCGATGACCACCACCTCCGAGCCGTACGCCGTCTTCCGTCCGCGGCGCTCCCGCGTGGTGGCCACGGCGGCAGCGGTCGCGTGCGTGATCGCCTTCGCGATCGTGGGGCTGACGGTCCCGCGCGGCGGGGTGACCGGTTGGGCCGGCATCGACTCGGTGATGCTGACGCTCTTCGGGGTGCTCATCGCCGCGTTCCTGATGCGGTACGCGCTCGTGCGTGCCGTGCCGACCGAGCGCGGCCTGCAGGTGCGCAATCTGCTCTCGACGCGCACCATCGAGTGGGTGCAGGTGGTCAACGTCCAGTTCGGCGGTGGCCAGCCCTGGCTCGTGCTGGAACTCGACGACACCGAGCACCTGGCGGTGATGGCGGTGCAGCGATCCGACGGGCCGCACGCGCAGGCCGAAGCCGGTCGGATGGCGGCCCTGGTGCAGGTGCACTCGACCGTCCAGGACCACTGACCCGGCGATCCCTCGCCGATCCGGAGCTCAGCCGGTCTCGATGGTGAGGTGGGCGTGCTCCGGTGTCCCATCCGCGTCGAAGAGCGACGTCTCCTGGGCGGCCCACCGCTCCCAGTGACCGGCGAAGCCCCCACCGTCGCGATCCTCGCCGCGCCGCCGTCGCAGGTCGGTCGGTGCCTGTACCCACACCCGCACATCGGCGTACGCGCGCGCCGCACCGATGCTGGACCCCACACCCTCGACCACGACGTACCGCTGGGGCGGCACCACGAGGGTCTCGGCGTAGGCGCCCGCGACCCAGTCATAACGCCGGTACGACGCCCGGTCACGTCGCGCGAGCGGCGCCAGCACCTGCTCCACCAAGAGCGGGACCGCCCGGGCCAACCCATCCCACCCGGGGTAGATGTCGTCCATGTGCACCACCGGCGCGTCGTCGAGCAGCGGCGCCACGAGCGCCGCGAGGCTGGACTTGCCGGCGCCCCCTCGCCCGTCGATCGCGACGACCACCGGTCGAGGGGCCGCTTCGAGCTCCACCAGTTCGGCAATCGAACGCGCCCACGCCGCAACTGCGTTCGCGTCGCCGGCGCGCGCGTCGTTGGCTCCCCACACGAAACTCTGCGCACCGACGTCCATGACCCCACCGTAGGCTGGCGCGCGTGACTTCAGCGGTGCGCGTGATCCCGTGCCTCGACGTCGACGCCGGGCGCGTCGTGAAGGGCGTCAACTTCGTCGACCTGCGCGACGCCGGCGATCCCGTCGAGTTGGCCCACGGCTACGAGGGCCAGGGCGCCGACGAGCTCACCTTCCTCGACGTCACGGCCAGCTCCGCCGCGCGCGACACGACCTACGAGGTGGTCGGCCGCACCGCCGAGCAGGTCTTCATCCCGCTGACCGTCGGCGGGGGAGTGCGCACCGTCGCCGACGTCGACCGTCTCCTGCGCAGCGGCGCCGACAAGGTCGGCATCAACACCGGCGCGATCGCCCGGCCGGAGGTCATCGCCGAGATCGCCGACCGCTTCGGTGCGCAGGTGCTGGTGCTCTCGGCCGACGTACGCCGCGCCGCCGACGGCCACTTCGAGATCACCACCCACGGCGGTCGCACATCTGCAGGGTTGGAGGCCGTCGAATGGTGCGTGCGCGCCGCCGCGCTCGGTGCCGGGGAGATCCTGCTCAACTCGATGGACGCCGACGGCACCAAGGACGGCTTCGACCTGGAGCTGATCCGCGCCGTACGCCGGGAGGTGTCGGTGCCGCTCGTCGCCAGCGGCGGAGCGGGTGCGCCGGAGCACTTCGTGCAGGCGGTCGACGCGGGAGCCGACGCCGTCCTCGCCGCGTCCGTCTTCCACTTCGGCGAGCTCACGATCGGCCAGGTCAAGGACGCCCTGCGGGCAGCAGGCCACCCCGTCCGCTGAGACATCGTGTCGTCGCGCGCCCAATAGAGCGCGCAACGACTCTCATCGCTATACCCCGCGCTTGGATTCCCGGTACGCCGCCACGTCGAGGTCAGCTCCGTCGAACGTCACCTCCGCGACCCCGTCACGACCGAACACCGACAGGAAGATCTCCCCGGGCCGACCCGTGAGCACCACACTGCCGTGCTCGTCCTTCGGCTTGCGGATCGAACGCCGCCCCACCCCCGGCGCATCGGCCACGACTCCCACCCGTACGTCGCGCATCGCGAGCCGGGCGACCTGCGGCAGGTTGTCCCACAGCGCCTGGGACAGCTGTGGCGAGAGCTCGCGCCGCTGCCACGACTCCCCGCCGCGCAGCACGTCCTCGTGGTGCACGAAGAACTCGCCCAGGTTGCTGAGCATGTCGATCTTGGCGATCCGTGCGGGATGCCACACCGGCGGACCCTGCCGGATCTGCTCGACCAGGCCGGGGAAGTCCTTCGCGGCCAGCTCGCGCTGGATCCGTTCGGTGCGGTCGGCGAGCGCCGGCAGCACCGCACCGAGCGCGGCGTCCGGTCGGCGTTCGCGCAGGATCAGGTGGGCGGCGAGGTCACGGGCGCGCCAATCCCCGTCCAGCGTCGGCGCATCGGGGCCGACCTCGATGAAGGTCCGGCAGATGGCGGCACGTTCCTGCTGAGCGATGTTCGGCATGCCTCCATACTGGTGCATATGCCCTCGCCCGATGCACCCTCGACCGCGAGGGCGTTCGGACCGGCACTGCGCATCATCGGAGTCGGCTTCCGGCGCGAACCACGGGCGCTCGCCGTCGCGGTGCTCGGCAGCTTCGTCTACGGCGTGATGACGGTCTTCACCGCCCGCGTCATCGGCCACCTGGTCGGCGCGGTCGTCAGCCCCGCCGTCAAGGCCCACCACGTCACCGGTTCTCAGGTGTGGACGATCGTCTGGGAGCTCGGGATCGTGGTGCTGCTCAACGCGATCGGCGTCGTCTGCCGACGGGTCGGGGCCGGCACGGCCTACTACAACCTGATCGCGCACTACCGACGACGGGTCACCCGGCAGTACCTGCGCCTCCCGCTCGCGTGGCACCACCGACACCCTTCGGGTCAGTTGCTGTCCAACGCGAACGCCGACGTCGAGGCGACCTGGTCCATCTTCCAACCGCTTCCGCTGGCCCTCGGGGTCGTGGTGATGCTGGTGGTCGGGGTGGTGGAGATGCTCCGCATCGATGTGTGGCTGGCTCTGATCGGGGTGCTGGTCTTCCCGACGCTCTTCGCGGTGAACGCCGTCTTCCGTTCCAAGATGTCGCCGCGGGCCACCCGCGCGCAGCAGCTGCGCGGCGAGGTCAGCGAGGTCGCCCACGAGAGCATCGAGGCGGCGCTCGTCGTCAAGGCCATGGGCCGCGAGGAGCAGGAGACCGAGCGTTTCGCCGAACGCACCTACGAGCTGCGCGGGGCCGCCATCGAGGTCGGCCGGGTGATGGGAATCTTCGAGCCGGTCATCGACGCGATCCCGACCTTCGGCACGTTGGCGGTGCTGGCCGTCGGCACGGCGCGCGTGCGATCCGGCGACCTCAGCGCCGCCGACGTGGTCCAGGTCGCCTACCTCTTCTCGCTGCTCGCGTTCCCGGTCAGGTCGTTCGGGTGGGTGCTCGCAGGCCTCCCGGTCACGCTGGTGGGCTGGACCCGGATCGACAACGTGCTGTCCGCGCGGGGGTCCATGACGTACGGCGACCGCGTCCTGCCCGCCGACGGGTCCGGCGCACTCAGCATGCGGGCGGTCGACTTCTCCTACGAGGCGGGCGGCACGGCCGACCTGTCGAGCAAGGACAGCGCGTCGGTCGGCGGTGAACAGGTGCTGCACGGCGTCGATCTGGACCTCGCGGGCGGTTCGCTCACCGCGCTCGTCGGGCCCACCGGGTCGGGCAAGTCGACGCTCACCAATGTCGCCCTGCGGCTGGTCGACCCGGACTCCGGCGACGTACTGGTCGACGACGTCCGGTTGGCCGACGTACGCCGGCACGGCATCCCCGCGGCCGCCACCCTGGTCTCCCAGGAGACGTTCCTCTTCGACGACACCGTGCGGGGCAACATCACCCTCGGCGGACCGTACGACGACGCCGAGGTCGACCGCGCGCTGCGGATCGCACAGGCGACCGGGTTCGTCGCAGGGCTGCCGCAAGGTCTCGACACCCGCGTCGGCGAGCGTGGGGCGACGTTGTCCGGCGGTCAACGTCAGCGGATCGCCCTGGCACGGGCGGTGATCCGCTCGCCGCACCTGCTGGTCCTCGACGATGCGACGTCCGCGGTCGACCCGACGGTCGAGGTCGCGATCCTCGACGGTCTGCGCGAGGAGGCGCAGCGCCGGGGCAGCCGCAGCACCACGCTGGTCGTCGCCTACCGGCTGTCCACCATCTCGCTCGCCGACACGGTGGTCTACGTCGAGCGCGGGCGGGTCGTCGACACCGGCACGCACGCCGAGCTGATGGCCCGGTGCGCGCCGTACGCACGCATCGTGAGCGCGTACGCCGACGACGCGCAGGATCGGGCGGACGCCAAGGCCGCTTCCGGCAAGGACACGCAGGCGGTGGACGCGCGATGAGCACCGTCACGAAGGAGCGCCCCGACACCCGCACCCGCAGCCTGGGCGACACCGAGAGCATGGGCACGTGGGCCATCCTGCGGCGCGGGCTCGCCCTGTCGCCCGAGCTCGGCCGGGGCTTCTCGATCACCCTGGCGCTGGCGCTGGTCGCGACGCTCGGTCAGGTGCTCGTCCCCATCGCGGTGCAGCAGACCACCGACAAGGGGATCCTCGCCGCCGGCGGCCCGGACGTCGGCCTGGTGCTGCGCCTGGTGCTCGTGGTGGCCGGGGCCGTCGTCCTCACCAGCGTGGCGTCGTACGCGGTCAATCTGCGCCTCTTCCGCTCCTCGGAGAGCGGGTTGGC
Coding sequences within:
- a CDS encoding nicotinamide mononucleotide transporter family protein; translated protein: MSFFQNLYDAHLTISGHVITWREIVGNLFGLASALGGMRRKVWAWPIGIVGNALLFTVFFAVGFTGHGGQVLFGQAGRQVFFILTSVYGWWAWRQTKRTRRQDAPAVDPRWATAGERAAYVGVWLVGLVVCWWLFKLIGAGFPAPWYYYWCDAWIFIGSMMATFAMARGWNDFWLMWLAVDLVGVPELIKFQYYPSAVLYAVYAAFVIWGFFVWLNVSRRDALVLEPTGSV
- the ribA gene encoding GTP cyclohydrolase II, with the protein product MRLATIDAALAELALGRPVLVADDADRENEVDLVMSAAVAEESWMGWAVRHGSGVVCAPLPGEVADLLALPPMVRDNQDPKGTAYTVSVDAARGVSTGISAADRTATVRALADPAATASDLTRPGHVFPLRARPGGVLERPGHTEAAVDLCRLAGLPPVGVIVELVHDDGSMMRLDAALDLAERESLLTITIADLVAWRRRQDRVRAVARTTLPTPHGTFAVTAYVDRLTGAEHLALTSPAGPGDGLVRVHSECLTGDVFGSRRCDCGPQLEAAMERIGRDGGTVVYLRGHEGRGVGLADKLRAYELQDGGYDTVDAQTRLGLPVDAREYDAASAILHDLGSTGVRLLTNNPRKAEALQELGVDVIEMVPLHVGQTTENERYLRTKRERLGHTPPLESVSPVHPTDLTTGHGVSA
- the ribH gene encoding 6,7-dimethyl-8-ribityllumazine synthase translates to MSGHGAPTVTTDATGLRVAVVAASWHERVMSGLVDGARRGLSDAGVADDDVELVRVPGSFELTVACARLAPSYDALVALGVVIRGGTPHFDYVCQSATLGLTQVSVQTGVPVGFGLLTCDDEQQALARAGLPGSSEDKGHEAATAAVATAITLRTLARSTSIAP
- a CDS encoding phosphoribosyl-ATP diphosphatase, translated to MKTFEQLWSELAEKARERPAGSGTVAELDTGVHGIGKKIVEEAAEVWMAAEHEGVERTAEEISQLLYHLQVLMLARGLTLEDVYSYL
- the hisG gene encoding ATP phosphoribosyltransferase, which encodes MLRVAMPNKGALAEPAAEMLREAGYRGRRDAKELVILDADNDVELFFLRPRDIAVYVGQGTLDVGLTGRDLLLDSGSPATECLPLGFGASTFHYAGLAGGVADVSQLEGRRVATSFPGLVRADLKKHGVHAEVVRLDGAVETAVTLGVADVIADVVETGTTLRNAGLEVFGEPILQSEAVLVQRTDADSNPLLAVLIRRLQGVLTAQRYVMVDYDIRRELVEQAFAVTPGLESPTVSPLHDEQFVAVRAMVPRRSTNAVMDELYEIGARAILVTEIAACRL
- a CDS encoding PH domain-containing protein is translated as MTTTSEPYAVFRPRRSRVVATAAAVACVIAFAIVGLTVPRGGVTGWAGIDSVMLTLFGVLIAAFLMRYALVRAVPTERGLQVRNLLSTRTIEWVQVVNVQFGGGQPWLVLELDDTEHLAVMAVQRSDGPHAQAEAGRMAALVQVHSTVQDH
- the hisF gene encoding imidazole glycerol phosphate synthase subunit HisF is translated as MTSAVRVIPCLDVDAGRVVKGVNFVDLRDAGDPVELAHGYEGQGADELTFLDVTASSAARDTTYEVVGRTAEQVFIPLTVGGGVRTVADVDRLLRSGADKVGINTGAIARPEVIAEIADRFGAQVLVLSADVRRAADGHFEITTHGGRTSAGLEAVEWCVRAAALGAGEILLNSMDADGTKDGFDLELIRAVRREVSVPLVASGGAGAPEHFVQAVDAGADAVLAASVFHFGELTIGQVKDALRAAGHPVR
- a CDS encoding TIGR03085 family metal-binding protein, whose protein sequence is MPNIAQQERAAICRTFIEVGPDAPTLDGDWRARDLAAHLILRERRPDAALGAVLPALADRTERIQRELAAKDFPGLVEQIRQGPPVWHPARIAKIDMLSNLGEFFVHHEDVLRGGESWQRRELSPQLSQALWDNLPQVARLAMRDVRVGVVADAPGVGRRSIRKPKDEHGSVVLTGRPGEIFLSVFGRDGVAEVTFDGADLDVAAYRESKRGV
- a CDS encoding ABC transporter ATP-binding protein produces the protein MPSPDAPSTARAFGPALRIIGVGFRREPRALAVAVLGSFVYGVMTVFTARVIGHLVGAVVSPAVKAHHVTGSQVWTIVWELGIVVLLNAIGVVCRRVGAGTAYYNLIAHYRRRVTRQYLRLPLAWHHRHPSGQLLSNANADVEATWSIFQPLPLALGVVVMLVVGVVEMLRIDVWLALIGVLVFPTLFAVNAVFRSKMSPRATRAQQLRGEVSEVAHESIEAALVVKAMGREEQETERFAERTYELRGAAIEVGRVMGIFEPVIDAIPTFGTLAVLAVGTARVRSGDLSAADVVQVAYLFSLLAFPVRSFGWVLAGLPVTLVGWTRIDNVLSARGSMTYGDRVLPADGSGALSMRAVDFSYEAGGTADLSSKDSASVGGEQVLHGVDLDLAGGSLTALVGPTGSGKSTLTNVALRLVDPDSGDVLVDDVRLADVRRHGIPAAATLVSQETFLFDDTVRGNITLGGPYDDAEVDRALRIAQATGFVAGLPQGLDTRVGERGATLSGGQRQRIALARAVIRSPHLLVLDDATSAVDPTVEVAILDGLREEAQRRGSRSTTLVVAYRLSTISLADTVVYVERGRVVDTGTHAELMARCAPYARIVSAYADDAQDRADAKAASGKDTQAVDAR